A region of the Gopherus evgoodei ecotype Sinaloan lineage chromosome 15, rGopEvg1_v1.p, whole genome shotgun sequence genome:
ACCTGGTATTCTGGGAGGCCCTGGGtgggtctgggggtggggagaagtaaCTCCCCAGTCCCCAAACTGCTCCTGGAAAGGAATGTCTCATTATGTCGGGATTAATCAGACAATCCTCGGCAGAGTTACACCCACAGCCCTGGATGCAAAAGGCATTTGCCTCCCCACACCACAGCTTCCCCTCCGAGCCAGCTTGCTGAGGAAGGTACAGTCTGCAGGCCGCAGGCAGGGCTGTACAGTCATCCCTGCAATCTTCAGGGGGAATGGCTCCTCTCTCTCACGGCTGGGTGCAGGGCTCAGCCAGAATGAAGGACGTAGACCGCTGCTCCCTAGTTGCATCGGGGGACTGTGTGTGAGATCCTAGTCTGTTTGCTGAGGGCTAACCTGGTTCTCTCTGCCTGTCCCCCACTCCAGGTGACTCGGAGCTGTTGGCTCTGTCTGCTAAAGGCCGACTGATGAGCTGTGACTTGTGCAGTCCTGATGACGCTCATCCCGTCAGGCTGACCCCAGAAAAAGCTGGCCAAAGGATAAAGGAATTGCTGTCTGGGATAGGCAACGTCTCGGAGAGGTAAAGGGCAGCGTGCTGATGGCTGTGAGTGGGCTGTTAGCTTGTGAAGTCCTTGGTTTTATTGGAAGTGAACTCAATTCTCCTGCATCAGCTCCCGGCTCAGAGGTTGGCAGTAAAGTGCTTTTAGTAGTTGGCTGCTGTGCTCAAACATTTGCCTTTCCTGAGTGATCCGGAGTTGAGACAGCCTGGGAAGAagcccccagccccatgggaTGATAAAAGCCTTATTTGCAGCCAGTGCTGCCCGCTGCCCTTTTCCCTTCGAACCAGAGCGCTCTTGTATGCCGAGAATGGCATGGTGTTTACAGCCTCTGCAACAGACGGTGGGAGGCCAAGATGCTGGTGACTCCCAAGCATCCCAAAGTGGATGCCCATATGGGGATCCTGTTCAGGGCAGATGTGTGCCTTGGGCCTGAACGTTCATCTATCTCTGCCTTATTTTAAACCAGTCTCTCTCCTTGGggtttgtgtgcgtgtgtttcCTAGAGCGCCAGGTACCTGCTTTTGTAGCTGCCACCGCTTTTTGTACTGCTGTCTCTTGTAGCCACAGCTGAAATCAGGAGCCTTCCTAGGGAAGCGGCTGGGAGTGGGATCATACCGCCTCCCTGATTTGGCTAGCATTGCGTGAACTGAATGGGCCCAGGCTGATCTGGTGTCACATGTGAAAGGGGCATTTGGGGTACCAAGAGCAGCAGTGCTGTGGCTGGCCAGGTCGCAGGAGAGTTCTAGGGATGACGGGGCACTCAGCCTGTCCAGCACTCTCAGCTGTTGAAGTTCCAGAGCAGTGGTGTCTGGGGGAGTTTAGAAGGGCTCATGAAATGATCCGTGGAAGTTTGGCTTCTCCACCTTAGTGAGAGTGCCACTTGCCCTAGGTGTGTGTAGCCATGTGTACTACTAGCCTTTGGCCACCTCGCCTGGCTGCGTTTCCGATTCGTTAGCTCTGTGTCCCAAAGCCGTTACCTCTGAGCTGtcttctccccctgctccccacagagtTTCTTTCCTGAAAAAGGCGGTGGACCAGAAGAACCGCGCGCTGACGAGCCTGAACCAGGTGATGAATGTGAGTGCTGCCTTACTGTCCAACCAAGATGGCCGGAAGCCTGTCACTTGCACTGTTACCGCCagctggagccgcctgctgctccaAGATACCTGGACCATCTCCTGTGTGTTGGAGAACTCGAGCGAATACTGCCTGGAGCAAGGCTGGACCCTCTGCGTTCAGCTGTTCATGAGCTCCTGTGCCTTCGACGAAGACTCTGCTGATTCGGCCACCACGTTCACCTTTCCAATCGACCAGCTTCTGCCTGGGAGCAAGAAAGAGGTGACGCTGCCGCTTGGCACAGCCGAAGGGACCAAGTTGGAGTTGCCTCTGACCGTCTCTTGTGCTCTCTTCTACAGCCTGCGAGAGATTCTGGACAGTGCGTCGGACTCCTATGAGTCACTGGACGACCTGCTTCCTGATGACTCTCCTGGCCTCTCCCCAGATAAAGAAGGGATCTGCCTGCCCCTGAGCAAATGCACCATTGACATCTTGCAGTGCCTTCGTCTGGATGACGGCACAGTGCCTGGAGCCCCTCCTTCCATTGCCACACTGTCAGACCCAGTGGAGACCTTCTTGAAAGTATCCAGGGTGCAGTCTGACCCCAGCAGCGTGGAAGTCAGTGACCAGCTGCTTCCCAAGGCACCGGACGCCCTAGGAGATGAGTATCTACCCCCATCAGTGGCTTCTATCAAGGTGTCGTCGGAGCTACTGAAAAATGCCTTGAAGAGCTTCTGTGAAGGTTGGTAATTCTCCTGGGCGGTTGTCCAGTCGTAGTGCATTTTTCTGTCCGGGCAGCGTTGTCCTGGGGTGGATTCCCTGCAGTCGTTCCCCtgtgcagggctgggctctgtGATCGCTTTCCAGTTGTTCCCTTCGGATGCTCAGACACTCTTTGATTTGTCTGGTGTCCAGGGCTTTTTAGGGGGCCACTTGGCCACAGATAATGGACATTGAGGCTTGTGGGAGCTACGTGGCTGGCCTCCCTGGGTGTTCAAATATTCAAATGCCGTCTGAAGTGATCAAATGAGGGTTGCCAGAGTTGGTCTCTGCCCCAGCTGTGTCTGCAGCGAGAAGCCCAGACCCAGGCCGGCTGCCTGGAGCTGCTGATGTTTGTGCTAGTTCTTGACTATTATAAACCAGGATTTTGTGACCCTCCCCTGCCCGGGCATGATCCCCTGGCTCGTGAGCTTGTACTGGACTTGTGCAGCACTGCCACCGCTGCGCGATCTGGCAGGAAAGCCCTTCCCATGGGGTCAAACCTTCATGTGGGGACTGGCCTCTCTGGGCAGAAGGAGCCACAGCCACGTACTGGGCCAAGCAGGGGTTGTGTGTGTAAACTCTCTTGGCCCATGGCTGCCGCGCCGAGCTAGGGCTAGGAACATGGTCAGTCCCGACAGACACCCATGGACAGGGACCAGCCCCACCAGCCCAGAAACCAGGGGCTGGAATTCCATTCCTGCTGCCCCTACTGGAACCCATCCAGGCCTGCTGCAGTGGGGTGGCATCTCTCCTTGGCCAGGACGTGGGGTCGCCACCTGTCGAGGAGGAGCAGGCAGTCTgtctcctgctggctgtgccaGAACTCACCCTCTCCTTTGGATTAGTCTCTCGAAGTGGCTGTGCGAGGTGGGGTGAAGGCACCGTTGGGGTAAGCTAGAGCTGTGTCTGAACAGAGTGGGTTTCAACGTGGCTGAGGGTGAAGGAACTGCACAGTGTGTGTCCAGGTGTGATGCAGACCTCGCCTACGCAGCTCTGCCAATGCGCCTCTCCCTCTGGCTTCCTGAGCAGGGTCCGTTGGTCGTGCCAGTTTGTGGAGCATTCGCGCCGGTGGCACTGTTAGCCAGAGCTGAGCGCTGATCTCAGAGAAATGAAAATCGGCCTGGGGTAGAGTTAACCCCACCATACTGCTGTGGCAGGCACCACAGTTGCCcccctcttctcctctctccagGAGGCGCTTCCTCTGTAGCAAACCCTTCCTGTGCTGCGCAAGAGACCAGGGTGAGAAATCAGACTTTGGAGTCTCCCACGAGATGGTGGGAACCCAGAACCACAGGGCAGCACTCGGCTCCTGCGGGAGGGGAAGTGTCTAACAGAGCGAGTGTCCTGGGGCCACACAGAACCAGCCCTCACAGCAGCTCCTTTGTGTCCGCGGATCCCCTTCCCCTCGGAGAACGGATGGGAAGGCTCTGCCTCTGACAGAAAGGAGCGGCCACAAGGGCCCAGACCTGCTGTCTCCTTTGCTCCTATGGGCATCCTGTGGCACTGGTTGGGGACTGTTTCTTGGaggccctgaccccctcccattgTGTGGCGTGTGTGGCTGCCCTCCCTAGTGCCACAGGAGTGTGGCAGGGTGCCCAGGGGAGTCCTGCTCTGAGGCAGCGTTCCTCTCCAAGTGGGCTCACTTAGCGTGACTAACATGACAGCGGTGCGGGGGAGGCGCCGGGCTCGTGCTTGGAGagaccccagctgctgctgcagaggggaGCGTGTGCAGCCACCTGAccagctctgctctctctccttttcccccaggaCCCTCGCTCTGCTGCGCTGCTCTGCAGTGGCTGCTGGCGGAGAACACTGCGGCTGCGGTACTCAGGAGCCACGATGTGTCGGCAGTGCGGGGCCTGGCCCCACGTGGAGGCGAGGTGCAGCTGCTCGTCCGAGAGGCAAGGAATGGGTTAGCTCTGCAGGGAAACAGCCCCCGCTCCATCCCCACGAAGAGCTGGCTTCTGCCCCAGGGTCCTGGGGCCAGGGATCAGCCAATGGCAAGCTGGGGGCCTGGCTCTGCCTGTGGAGACCTGGAGGGAACCACTGcggtgggaagggaaggaagggtCTAGGTCCCTTCATCGCTCagggcttgacaaagcccaggaTTAGCTCCTCCTCCTCACAAACTCCATGCTGCCCCCGTTGGGAACGTCCCCTGGGGTCAGGTGCCCAAGCCCATGGGCGTCAAGGGGTTGCACTCGTGGGGGTCAGGGAAAAGCCACATGGACCTGGCTGCATTGCCAGGTTTGGGGATCTGGCGTGCTAATGGTTGAAAGCCCAactggctgcttcccctgcctTTGCCCCCCGGGTTCTTCAAAGGcttgtgctgccccctgctgtccATGGGACGAGGGTGGCCAGGAGTCAGCTGAGTTCCTCACTTCTCAGACCCGAAGGGGACACAGCCCCTTGTCCACAGGATTGTCTTGTGGGTAAGGAACGAGATGAGGAGCCAGTTCCCGGCCTTGCCTTTTCTGCGTCTGTTCAGCCATGCGTCAGATCTGCCAGTGGCCTTATCTGGCCCTTGTCCCTGTGATGCTTGcgctgcccagccctgccaggtAGGTGGGCACTTTGGCCAAGCTTATGCAGGTGCATTGCAGAGCAAGGCACTGTTCAGGTCCCAGTGTGATGCCTTAAAATCCACGACCTCCTTTCTGCCTATGGGGCTGACGATCGTCCAAGGCTATATCCCTTCGTGCCTGAGGAGTGCAGACACCAGGCACCGAGCTAGAACGTAAACAGAGCCAGCGGCTCTGAGATGGCTGCCTTCCCCTGGCACTTCCACTCCCCAGTCTGGCTGCTGTTGCCAAGGCTGGTGTGAATAAGGATTTCTCTCCggctctgcccagctgctgcttccCGATCCTACTGAGTTGCCATAACTTGGCAGTGGTGGCCCTGACTCGGCATCACGACTCGGCTGCTGGATCCATGGGGCTGGGAAGCAGTAAAGCTTTGCTTTTAACTGCTCATCTCATTGCTTGACTGGCTTGCTGGGATTTGCTACTTCTGCGAAGTGAGGGGAAATGTGTCTGGATACTGGTTTAAGTCAGATCTGCTTTGGCTTTTCCCTTAATGCGAAAATCCCTCTCTAAGTGCAAAAGAAAAAGACTAATTGCGAAGCGGCTCTCCTGCCATGGCCGGTTAACCCTCCGGCGAGAGAGTCCCAGCTGGCAGTGTGCTGGCAATGACCTGGCTCAGGTTGCTTCATGCATGAGAGCGTTAATATTGCCAATGTGATTAGTGCCAGCGTTAATTCTGCTCAGGCTAAGCCTCCCGGGTTAAATCCTTCGGGGAATGGCCATCGAATCATCCCCGTATGCTGCCGGGCAAGGCTGGAGCCTGTTGTCCTCCTGCAGTACTGCCacttctgggttccagtccaaaTGCCATGAGTTTGATGGGTCTCTGCACTTATCTAGGCCCCCGCATAGTTTCGGTTCAGGAGACCAAATGAGGTTGTTGGTTGGGCCAGGGCAGCCTGGCTTGGGGAATCGTCCCCCTCTTCTGCTGCTGTCCCCTTTACTGTCACCAGCCTGGAGGTGTTCCTAGTACAGATGAGTGGTGGACGGGAAGGGGCAAGGAATGAATGCCCCATGCTGCTGCCTCTAAAGCACAGATATCTCTGGCTGTTGGGATCCGCATCTAACCCTCCTCCACCCACAGCTACGCTGTATTGCCGAGGGGATCCCCCAGAGGTCTGCCTGCCCTCTGCACAGACACCTCCTGTGGCTTGGCAATGTTTGCAGTAAGGATCTCCTCTCTCTCTTGCAGGTGGCCGTGGACAATCTCTGTCCAGCAGGCCCGATCCAGGCCGTGGAGATCCTGATCCAGAGCCTTTCTCTGGCAGATATGTGCAGAGTGCATCAAGCCGTCGTCCGGCGCATCCAGGTGCAGATCGCACCCCCCAGACAGAGAGGGGGCTTATGcttgcagcagcagcctgggaacGCTGCTAGGAGCTGCCCCTTTTGCAGCCTGCACTGGGGGTTGTTTAGCTGGGAGTGAGCTTTGTCTCTTTCACTCCATTGCCCTGGTTCTGAGCTAAGTTGGGGTCCCTGGGTCGTACCAGTCAGAGGGGTTTAGTGTCTCCAAGCCCTTCAACTCTCTGGAGCTGCTGCTTCTGACCCTCATCACCTGGGCTTGCTACTCTTCCTTCCTGTGCTGGTTGCACCCAGGACGTgcttcctccagctgctcccagtggGCAGTGTGAATGGCGCTGCACTGACCAGCCGGCAGTCCTTCCCGTGGCTGCACGGCTATTCCATGGGAATCCCAGGACACCTGGCGCTTTCCCCACCAGCGTGGCCCCAGAACGGACTCCAGCCTGCTGCTTGCCACTGGCATTGCTGCATAAGCTGCTGTGCATGGCCTCTCCTTGCCCgcagtgcagcagctgctcctCCTGCCAGGGCTTTAGAGCCAAGAAACTGCGTGACCAGCCAGCAGAACTAGGGCTGTGTAGGGGCTGAGCCTGGGCAAAGGCAGAGCAACCTTAGCCTGAGCTCAGAGGGACCCCAGTGCAGTTTGGGTTGGAGCAGTTGCTTTACACGGGGTCTCCTTGGCACCACCCTTTGGCAGAACTGTACAATTCAGCTTGAAATCAACGGGGCACTAACCGGGGAATGTGCGATTGAGCTGGCCCTGGCTAACACACTCCCCATCACCGGAGGCCAGGCTAGAAGCCATTGGAGCCTGTAGCAGCCTGAACCAAAAGTGGGCCGTGCTAAGGGCAGTGACTAAATGGAGCAGGGCACCTGTAGCTATCCGGGGAGCCAGCTTCCTTGCACAAGATGCACCAGACAGTCAGTTCCTAGTGTGATGCGGAGCTCTGCAGCCCCGGCTAAAGGGGACCGTGGCTGGAGCAGAGCGGGGCACCTGCAGTGTGTGCCAAGGTCTGTCCTGTGCCCAAGGGTCCTGCATGCCATCTAGGCAGCGAGGAATACCCAGCCCCTGTGGGCAGAGCAGCGGCGAAGGGTGCTAGGTGTCAGTCAGTGGGGAGTGCTGAGGCCTGGAAAGCCTGGAGGCTGGAGCAGACACGGGAGTGGGAGTCAGTGCTGCAATGCGTTCAAACCTGGGCTGGGTGGGCGGGGGCGTGTTTCAGATGCTGCTGCATTGAGAGGCTGGGAATGGCTGCTAGGAACAGCAGGCCAGCCCTGGGCAGGCAGAGTCCCAGCAAGACAGGTGCCGGCgcagagcagggtctggggcctgGCCGAACTCCAACCAGCTGGAGGAAGGGAGCCTTGGGTAGGTGGCTCAGTGCCGTAGCCGTGCCTGAGGTGTCTGGCCTGGCAAAGCTCCCTCCCTTGGCAACCGTTGGCTAGGGGAAGCTCAGAGTGCACCGTCAAAGCAGCTCACTCTAACGCCACGTTCTCTGTTCTGAAGCAGACTCTGGTGCTGGAGCAGGCAGCTCAGGGCTCCAGTCCCCCTGACCTCCGCATGCAGTATCTGTGCCAGATCCAAGCCAATCACGAGGTAGGTAGCGTTCCTGGGCGGTACGTGGTGCGGGCAGGGAGTAATCTGTGCATTGGGCGAGTGCGTCTGTGTAACCCCAGAGGGGGGCAGAACGCCCCTCTTCCGAACTGCGGGGCATGAAACTCCGAGCCCAGGCACCGACCGCAGCCCTGCCATGTGCCCGTGTAGGTGGGGCTCCTTGGTCTTGGGCAGCAAAACCAGACCCTGCAGAGGCTGACACACACTAGACTGGCACAGGCTTCCAGGCCCAGAGCGGCGTGGTCCCGCTGAGTGCTTAGCTACTGGCAGCCgggaggcagcagggctggggggtgttaGCTGGGAGGCCGGGGGGTTCTCTTCAGGTCATGCCACGAGATCTGTAAGTTGCCCCTGACATTTACAGCTGGGCCCTGGTGTGGCTGCAGGATGCCTGTGTGGAGGGGCCAgcgcctggcaggcagcagcagatcCAGCTTCCTAACCCCTCTCCTCTCTGCCTGGCAGATGCTGCTAAAGGACGTGCAGTCCCTGCGGGACCGTCTGTGCCTCGGGGACGATGCCAGTGCCACGGCGGAAAAGCTCCTGCACGTCTACAGGCAGCTGCGCAATCCCAGCCTCATCCTCTTGTGAGCACAGGGCCGGCCTGAGACGCTGGGGCCAGCGAGCTCCACGCTGGACTCCAGGCAGTGCTCGTTTGGGTTcagagcagcaggcagagccAGGCCTGCTCACTAATCCTGGATTCTGCCAGgaggaggatttggggaggggggaggatgcTGGCAGTGCAAGTCCCCACCCTGAGTGGGGAGCCCGAGGCTGAGCTcagggcttgtgtgtgtgttttgtggatGTGTTTTAAGCAGCAGGGGGCGTTC
Encoded here:
- the FAAP100 gene encoding Fanconi anemia core complex-associated protein 100 isoform X1 codes for the protein MAHVGHRVDYLAGFCCPVGGLAAGKPRVLCHENEIYLSNGSEFVYVYDQEGKVLKAIYRFPDQVWHVELLPLHRKLYILCAGTGIYCVSLDQQSRLLKQTDGDGKEDACPSSVFPIDSDACIVPDVTLCTFTLLNDVLITLSQAQDQWWVKLHVLLDPDQESQPCRQISQVGFSTCDQTGDDGDALSSHFLPVLCCASAPGTAGPGEGLWCSGGFTLEEPLFSLLFGIDAAMLDSPMILCGFPDGQLCCVPLKALNSSEAVDGCSEVAGQAPPVKILHHLEEPVVFIGALRTEHKAPDDPDDEQLFGDSGCDCVVVVGHYGKMVAMKAERGEEAKVPEVREYYLQGPILCAACGGGSRMYYSTHSDISAVDLDWVSNASDPENIDNTAYVLPPVLSPASLSICSVVALSLSSRASEGDSELLALSAKGRLMSCDLCSPDDAHPVRLTPEKAGQRIKELLSGIGNVSERVSFLKKAVDQKNRALTSLNQVMNVSAALLSNQDGRKPVTCTVTASWSRLLLQDTWTISCVLENSSEYCLEQGWTLCVQLFMSSCAFDEDSADSATTFTFPIDQLLPGSKKEVTLPLGTAEGTKLELPLTVSCALFYSLREILDSASDSYESLDDLLPDDSPGLSPDKEGICLPLSKCTIDILQCLRLDDGTVPGAPPSIATLSDPVETFLKVSRVQSDPSSVEVSDQLLPKAPDALGDEYLPPSVASIKVSSELLKNALKSFCEGPSLCCAALQWLLAENTAAAVLRSHDVSAVRGLAPRGGEVQLLVREVAVDNLCPAGPIQAVEILIQSLSLADMCRVHQAVVRRIQQTLVLEQAAQGSSPPDLRMQYLCQIQANHEMLLKDVQSLRDRLCLGDDASATAEKLLHVYRQLRNPSLILL
- the FAAP100 gene encoding Fanconi anemia core complex-associated protein 100 isoform X2, which produces MAHVGHRVDYLAGFCCPVGGLAAGKPRVLCHENEIYLSNGSEFVYVYDQEGKVLKAIYRFPDQVWHVELLPLHRKLYILCAGTGIYCVSLDQQSRLLKQTDGDGKEDACPSSVFPIDSDACIVPDVTLCTFTLLNDVLITLSQAQDQWWVKLHVLLDPDQESQPCRQISQVGFSTCDQTGDDGDALSSHFLPVLCCASAPGTAGPGEGLWCSGGFTLEEPLFSLLFGIDAAMLDSPMILCGFPDGQLCCVPLKALNSSEAVDGCSEVAGQAPPVKILHHLEEPVVFIGALRTEHKAPDDPDDEQLFGDSGCDCVVVVGHYGKMVAMKAERGEEAKVPEVREYYLQGPILCAACGGGSRMYYSTHSDISAVDLDWVSNASDPENIDNTAYVLPPVLSPASLSICSVVALSLSSRASEGDSELLALSAKGRLMSCDLCSPDDAHPVRLTPEKAGQRIKELLSGIGNVSERVSFLKKAVDQKNRALTSLNQVMNVSAALLSNQDGRKPVTCTVTASWSRLLLQDTWTISCVLENSSEYCLEQGWTLCVQLFMSSCAFDEDSADSATTFTFPIDQLLPGSKKEVTLPLGTAEGTKLELPLTVSCALFYSLREILDSASDSYESLDDLLPDDSPGLSPDKEGICLPLSKCTIDILQCLRLDDGTVPGAPPSIATLSDPVETFLKVSRVQSDPSSVEVSDQLLPKAPDALGDEYLPPSVASIKVSSELLKNALKSFCEGPSLCCAALQWLLAENTAAAVLRSHDVSAVRGLAPRGGEVQLLVREVAVDNLCPAGPIQAVEILIQSLSLADMCRVHQAVVRRIQTLVLEQAAQGSSPPDLRMQYLCQIQANHEMLLKDVQSLRDRLCLGDDASATAEKLLHVYRQLRNPSLILL
- the FAAP100 gene encoding Fanconi anemia core complex-associated protein 100 isoform X3; translated protein: MAHVGHRVDYLAGFCCPVGGLAAGKPRVLCHENEIYLSNGSEFVYVYDQEGKVLKAIYRFPDQVWHVELLPLHRKLYILCAGTGIYCVSLDQQSRLLKQTDGDGKEDACPSSVFPIDSDACIVPDVTLCTFTLLNDVLITLSQAQDQWWVKLHVLLDPDQESQPCRQISQVGFSTCDQTGDDGDALSSHFLPVLCCASAPGTAGPGEGLWCSGGFTLEEPLFSLLFGIDAAMLDSPMILCGFPDGQLCCVPLKALNSSEAVDGCSEVAGQAPPVKILHHLEEPVVFIGALRTEHKAPDDPDDEQLFGDSGCDCVVVVGHYGKMVAMKAERGEEAKVPEVREYYLQGPILCAACGGGSRMYYSTHSDISAVDLDWVSNASDPENIDNTAYVLPPVLSPASLSICSVVALSLSSRASEGDSELLALSAKGRLMSCDLCSPDDAHPVRLTPEKAGQRIKELLSGIGNVSERVSFLKKAVDQKNRALTSLNQVMNVSAALLSNQDGRKPVTCTVTASWSRLLLQDTWTISCVLENSSEYCLEQGWTLCVQLFMSSCAFDEDSADSATTFTFPIDQLLPGSKKEVTLPLGTAEGTKLELPLTVSCALFYSLREILDSASDSYESLDDLLPDDSPGLSPDKEGICLPLSKCTIDILQCLRLDDGTVPGAPPSIATLSDPVETFLKVSRVQSDPSSVEVSDQLLPKAPDALGDEYLPPSVASIKVSSELLKNALKSFCEGPSLCCAALQWLLAENTAAAVLRSHDVSAVRGLAPRGGEVQLLVRETLVLEQAAQGSSPPDLRMQYLCQIQANHEMLLKDVQSLRDRLCLGDDASATAEKLLHVYRQLRNPSLILL